TGAAGCCGACGAATATGACCACCTGAACTTCGATATCGTACCGAGCCACAAGGACATGGGCCTCGCTCGAGATTGGATGGACGATGCGAACGCCCGTCTCTCGTTGAAACTCGCCCTCGAGGGACTGGTTGAGGACGGGTACGACTACGATTTCATCCTCATCGATTGCCCTCCTGACCTCTCGGTTTTGACGGATGCAGCGTTCATTGCAGCACAAAACGTCTTCTTAGCTGCACAAACCCAAGCAACGTCACGAGATGCCCTGGACGACCTGTGGGATCAACTGGAATCGATAGAGGACAACCAGCAAATAGAGATCGCAATCGTCGGACTCCTGGCGAATATGTACCGGGACGACGGTCAATCACAGAAATTCCTAGATGAATTCGACGAGTCGTTCGCATCTATGGCCCCGATTTTCAAACTCCCGATGCGCGTAGCAATCCAGCGCGCCTGGGATAATGGACAAGATATTTTCGAATGGGAGGACGCGAACGACCAACAAGTAGAGCGTGACCTCTTCGTAGAGGTTGCAGAGACCATGGAACGGGCATTCGACAAAACGCAGGTGGAGGTGTAAATATGCCTCGAGGAATGGATGAGCGTTTCGAGGATCCTTCAGGTGAAGAAGATGATGCTGTTACTGAAGAAGAGACCACGAGAACGT
This is a stretch of genomic DNA from Natronosalvus rutilus. It encodes these proteins:
- a CDS encoding ParA family protein, coding for MSELPRGWGVTPSTGIPTIAFGNQKGGTGKTTATINSAAALGTRGHDVLAIDMDPQADMTKGLGLGPGDENDPSSPKNGLPNTLVTDDANLLDVLVDNPRTHNTNLSEIVIEADEYDHLNFDIVPSHKDMGLARDWMDDANARLSLKLALEGLVEDGYDYDFILIDCPPDLSVLTDAAFIAAQNVFLAAQTQATSRDALDDLWDQLESIEDNQQIEIAIVGLLANMYRDDGQSQKFLDEFDESFASMAPIFKLPMRVAIQRAWDNGQDIFEWEDANDQQVERDLFVEVAETMERAFDKTQVEV